CGTATCGATATCCGACGCCAACATTGCCTTATAGTCGGAAAACGTCTCGTGAATGTGATGGGTTTTTGCCAGTTGTTCGACTTGCTCTGGGTTACGCCCAAAAATCGCCAGTTTTTCGACCTTTAAGGTGGAACGAATTTGCATCAAATCTTGCACAATCATCCCTGTGCCAACAATACCAAGTTTCATTTTTACCTCACTGTGAGAGAAATGTCTCATTATACGCATAAACCAGCGATTCGGGCGAGCATCGTACTGTTTTTCGCTATTCAAATTTGCAAAACTTCGCTAGAATCTGACCGCTTGTAACAGATTAAACTCATCTAAAAAGGACACAATATGACAGTAAAAATCGGCATTGTTGGGGCTGGCGGGCGAATGGGTCGCCAGTTAATTCAAGCGGTGCAAAATGCACAAGGCGTGGAATTAGGGGCGGCTTTTGAACGCCAAGGCTCTTCATTGGTGGGAGCGGACGCTGGCGAAGTGGCGGGAATGGGGGCGATTGGGGTGAAGATCACCGACGATCTTGGCTATCAAGCAACGAATTTTGATTTATTGATCGACTTCACCCGTCCAGAAGGTACCTTGGCACACCTTGAATTTTGTGTTGCAAATGGCAAAAAAATGGTGATCGGCACCACAGGTTTTGATGATGCAGGCAAAGCGGCAATCAGAGCAGCGTCGGAAAAAATCGGCATCGTATTCGCCTCAAATTACAGTGTCGGCGTGAATTTAGTGTTCAAATTGCTCGAAAAAGCGGCCAAAGTGATGGGCGATTATTGCGATATTGAAGTGATCGAAGCCCACCATCGCCACAAAGTCGATGCCCCGTCTGGCACGGCATTATCAATGGGCGAACATATCGCCAAAACTCTTGGGCGTGATCTGAAAACCCACGGCGTATTCGCTCGTGAGGGCATTACTGGTGAACGCAAACGAGATGAAATCGGCTTCGCTACCATTCGAGCAGGCGATGTCGTGGGCGAACACAGCGTCTGGTTTGCGGACGAAGGCGAGCGAGTTGAAATCGCCCACAAAGCCTCCAGCCGAATGACTTTCGCCAATGGTGCAGTGCGTGCTGCCAAATGGCTTGAAAGTAAGCAAAATGGCTTATTTGATATGACCGATGTATTGGATTTGAATAATTTATAACACACCGTCTCCCTGCAAGCGGAGGAGAGAATGATCAATAAAATGGTATAAAGGATAAAAAATGAAACACAACAACATTGAAACCACATTAGTTCAGCTCGGCAATCGTACCGATGAACGCACGGGGGCGGTGGCGACGCCGATTTTTCTTTCGACGGCTTACGGACACACGGGGATTGGCGAAAGTACAGGATTTGATTATACCCGCACCAAAAACCCAACTCGTGCGGTGTTAGAACAGGGGATCGCAGATTTAGAAGGTGGCGATGCAGGTTTTGCGATGGCATCGGGAATGGCGGCAATTCAGCTGATTATGTCGCTGTTTACCGCACCAGATGAGTGGATTATCTCTAGCGATGTGTATGGCGGCACCTACCGCTTGCTTGATTTCAGCTATAAAAATAACAACACCGTCAAACCTGTGTATGTGAATACCGCAGATTTAGCGGCGGTGGAAGCGGCGATTACTCCGAACACCAAAGCGATTTTTGTCGAAACGCCGTCTAATCCGTTGATGGAAGAGTGTGATGTGGGGGCGATTGCGAAAATTGCCAAAAAGCATAATTTAATGTTGATTGTGGATAACACCTTCTTAACACCGGTACTGTTCCGACCGCTTGAATTAGGGGCGGATATTGTGATTCACAGTGCGACCAAATATCTCGCAGGGCATAATGATGTGTTGGCGGGGGTGATTGTGGCAAAAGGGCAAGCACTTTGCGACCGCTTGTTCTACCTACAAAACGGTGCAGGTGCAGTGTTGTCGCCATTTGATGCTTACTTGATCATTCGTGGCTTGAAGACTTTGGCATTACGAGTGGAACGCCACCAATCGAATGCAACGGAATTAGCCAAATTCCTTACCGAACAGCCGCAAGTGCAAGACGTGCTTTATTCAGGCAAAGGCGGAATGTTGTCGTTCCGTTTGAAAGACGAAAATTGGGTAAATACTTTCCTGAAAAGTATCAAATTGATCACCTTTGCAGAAAGCCTAGGTGGTACGGAAAGTTTCATCACTTACCCTGCCACCCAAACCCATATGGATATTCCTGAAGCCGAACGGATCGCCCGTGGCGTGTGCAATAAATTGCTGCGTTTCTCGGTGGGCTTGGAACACGTGGAAGACATCAAAGCCGATTTATTGCAGGCGTTTGCAAAGTTGGGGTAATAACAAGCGGTCACTTTAGGCAAATTTTTTGCAAATGCTGACCGTTTGAACCGCTTAAAAAGCTAAATAAAATCTGAATTGTTTCTACAAAAATAGGAGAAATTTATGAAAACTCACTTATCATCTCGCTCAGCGTTTCAGCGTTTCAGCGTTTCAGCGTTTGCCTGCCTAACGCTTAGTCTAACTGCCTGTCAAGGCGTAAATGATGTTTTGGCTGGTGTTAATAACACATTAGGTGCAGTCAATTCCGCACTAGGTGGTTCTTCTTCATCTTCCTCTGATTCTTCGGCCGTGTATGTAGATAGCAAAACTCAAGCGTCTGTGGTAAGTGCAGCAAATAAAGCTGCGGCAAACGGTGATGTGCGGAAGATGTTTAATGAAGCCAAACCAGCAATTGAAAAAATGGTTGCAACCACGGCTTGTACAGACAATGCTTCTCAATTGAAGCGTTTTGCAGACCCTGATGGAACGGGCTATCTTCCGTATCCGATTCAACATATGATGTATCACAAATCGGGCTGTACAAATGTGTTAAGAATTAACAATGTGAAAAGAATTACATCAAATGCATTTTATTTCACGGTTTATTATATTTCGCCACAAAGCGAAGAAACAAAAACCTATTTATACAGAGCAATTAAACAACCAGAAGGAGAGTGGTTATTCCAATACTGATATAACCAACAGTTATAAACTATCCCGAAACTCTCTTGTAAAACGGCATAAAGATGATTATTCTTTATACCGTTTTTACTTTTTGTTCAAGGAGAGTTTATGGTGATGTTCAATTTAGTGGTTTTTGTCGCAGGTTTGGCATTATTATCGTTGCTGTTTAAACAGTCACAGAAGCTAGGAAGCACGGTATTTATTGGCTTGTTGCTTGGGCTTGCAAGCGGTGCGTTACTCCAAGTTTTTTACGAAAAATCGGTGATTGATACGACGCTTGATTGGGTGAATGTGGTCGGCAATGGCTATGTGCGTTTATTGCATATGATTGTAATGCCGTTGGTGTTTATCTCAATTTTATCGGCGATTACTCGCATCAACCAAGCCAGTAGCCTAGGCAAAATCAGCGTTAGTGTGCTGTCGGTGTTATTGATTACCACGGCGATTGCGGCAGCGATCGGGATCGCAATGGTCTATCTGTTTGATCTTTCTGCCGAAGGCTTGGTCGCAGGCGAGCGGGAATTAGCCGCTCAAGCGAAAGTGGATGGACGAGCAGAGCAGGTGAGTGGCTTATCGTTGCCTGCGATGTTGTTATCGTTCATTCCGAAAAATCCGTTTGCCGAATTAACTGGGGCGAACCCCACCTCAATTATCAGCGTGGTGATTTTCTCCGCGTTGTTGGGCGTGGCAGCACTAAGCCTTGGCAAAGAAGATAAAGCCCTTGGCGATCGCATTGCTCAAGGCGTAGAAACCTTGAACAAATTAGTGATGCGTTTGGTGCGTTTTGTGATTCGCCTCACGCCATACGGTGTATTTGCGTTGATGATCAAAATGGCAGCAACATCAAAATGGGCGGATATTGTCAATCTTGGCAGCTTTATCGTGGCATCTTATTTAGCAATTTTATTGATGTTTATCGTGCACGGCATTTTGCTGTTCTTCTTCAAAATCAACCCATTTGCTTACTACAAAAAAGTGCTTCCAACCTTGAGCTTTGCCTTTACTTCTCGCTCAAGTGCCGCAACCTTACCGTTGAACATTGAAACCCAAACCAACAAATTGGGCAATAATAGCGTGATTGCCAACTTCTCCGCCACTTTTGGGGCAACCATTGGACAAAATGGCTGTGCAGGGATTTATCCTGCTATGTTGGCGGTGATGGTGGCACCAACAGTGGGGATCGATCCATTCAGCCTACAATATATTTTGACCTTAATTTTAGTGGTCGCCATTTCATCTTTTGGCATCGCAGGTGTAGGTGGCGGAGCAACATTTGCGGCAATTGTGGTACTGTCTAGCCTGAATTTACCGCTTGCATTGGTTGGCTTGTTGATCTCAATCGAACCGTTAATTGATATGGGTCGCACCGCCTTAAACGTAAACGGGGCAATGGTGGCAGGAACGATTAGCAATAACGTGCTGAAGATAAAGGAAGAATAATTTGCAAAATTTTCAGCGGAACTGACCGCTTGTTCTCTTACATTAGCCGAACGATAGTTCGGCTTTTTAGCTTCAGCGGGACTATTGCATAGTCAGTTTAATTTTTTTAGGGGTATTATTGATTTTTAGGTATTGTTTCATATAGAATACGCCCCCTAAAATTTTTGACTTAGAAGGAGTTCTTATGCGGCAAGCCTTGAGCTATGTAGCACTGGGCCTTACTATGTTAAGCATTGTAGGTTGCTCAGATCGACCATATGGTCGCCAAATTGATGATCAAACATTATTTCAACAAACCTTAGATCCCACTCCCCCCACAGCATCGGAATTAACTAAGACACCATTACCTAAGCAAAACCTCGTTGTACAACTGACTAATGAGCAAAGTAGTCAGAATAGTGGTGCACTTCCTCGTCCTGAGCCATCCTTAGCCTCCAATTTTATGACGATAATGGGACAAAATGGGGCGGTCATTACAGTATGGGCATTGGCTCAACGTAACTGGTTATGGGCTTATGCACCCATTGATTCGCAAGATTTTGGGAATATCCGTAATTGGCGAATTGAGCGTAGTTTCCGTCGTGAACATTTTCGCTTTTTAAATCAAGCACTTGGTTCGTGTATGCAGGCTTATGGAAATGGTGTAATACACGATGGTTGTGATCCAAATAATTTGGATCAGGATTTTGAACTGATGCCAACAGATAGAGGGGCGGTTTTTATCAAGAGCGTATCGCAACAACGTTGTATTACCTATAACCCTGTCAGTTCAACAGTTTATACTACGCTTTGGTTATCACAATGTGATGATACAAATATTACGCCATTAAATGATCAAACGTTTTATTTAACACCGCCGCTACTATCGGCACAACCTATTACTCAATAGGAGGCAAAATGCGTAGTTTATTTATGTTATTCGCTTTAGTGTTTAGCCCGTTCGTTTTTGCAACATTAGATCAATACACTGTAGCAACTTGGAATTTACAAGGATCATCTGCTTCTAATGAAAGTAAATGGAATATCAATGTTCGCCAACTTATTACAGGACAACAATCTGCAGGTATTTTAATGGTACAAGAAGCAGGTTCTTTACCCGCTTCAGCAAGAAGGACACAGCGAGTTATTCAACCCGTTGGGGTTGGCATTCCTATTGAAGAATATCTTTGGAATTTGGGGACGAGTCGTCGTCCTGATTTTGTCTATATTTATTATTCACGTCTTGATGTAGGGGCAAATCGGGTCAATCTAGCGATAGTGTCTCGAGCGAGGGCAGATGAAGTTTTTGTAGTCGATTCGGGGGTGCCAGTATTACAAGCTCGTCCCGCTATTGGCATTCGTATAGGCAATGATGTTTTTTTTAGTGCTCATGCTCTTTCATCAGGGGGAACAGATGCACCAAGACTCGTTCAAAATGTGTTTAATTTTTTTCTTGAGCCAGAGCATCCCGAGAGACGAAATATGAACTGGATGTTAGTTGGAGACTTTAATCGTTCACCGACAAGTTTACAAAATGCACTTCGTCAAGAGCCTGGAGTAAATAATGGAACGTTGATTGTTGCACCAACAGAGCCGACCCATCGCTCTGGAAATATCTTGGACTATGCGGTCATCCATAATGCCAATCAGACTCAGCGTCAAACAACGAATGTGAGTGCAAGTATTATGTTTAATCAAATGCGTTCACAAATTGCATCCGATCACTTTCCTGTGAGTTTTGTTAAAGATCGTTAGGAGAAATTATGAAAAAAGTATGGCATCAAATAATAATGGGGTTGGCGATTGTCTTTAGTTCAGTGAATTTGGCTACGCCAATGGATCCTGATCCTACAAGCTATCCTGATGTGGTTGCCATTCCACCCCCTACTTTTACTTTGCGAAACTTGCTAACAGGGGAGCCTGTTACGAATCAGCATTATGGGCAGCAGTCAGAAAAGAATATTCATTGGGAGTTGATGGATATTACGATTAAAAACCAAAGAATGGTGCAATTTAGAGTACCTGATACACAAAAATGCTTTACAGGAAGTCGTGTAGAAGATTGTAGTGAGACCGGATTAACTTCATTTTTTCTTGTTCCAACGGATACAGGGGCATTCATCATTCAACGGGCTTTTGTAGATGGTGCTTGTTTTGTCAGCCGTAATTTCGGTGATTTCCAATTTGAACAATGTTTACGAGGTCTGCCTAAAGCGCAAGATTTACCGTTCTTGTGGGCTCTTGTCCCACCTTTTGGTTCGGGTAAACTGCTAAAACCGCCAATGAACTGATACAAACAGTTCTTTTTAAATAACATATTACAATGGTTTATAAGCACCTTTTCAGGTGCTTACTTGTTTGATAACAGGGCGTTACCGCCCTGATAAATTGAGATTATTAGAAATTCGCATTGCGTGGGGCACGTGGGAATGGGATTACTTCACGAATGTTTTGTAAGCCCGTCACATAAACGATCAAACGTTCGAAACCCAAACCAAAACCAGCGTGTGGCACGGTGCCGTATTTACGCAAATCACGATACCACCAGTAATCTTCAGGGTTTAAGCCCATTTCCACCATACGTTTATCTAACACCTCTAAACGTTCTTCACGTTGTGAGCCGCCGATGATTTCACCGATGCCTGGGGCGAGAACGTCCATTGCTGCCACGGTTTTGCCGTCATCGTTTAAACGCATATAGAACGCTTTGATGTCTTTCGGATAGTTTTTCACCACCACTGGCGATTTGAAATGCTCTTCCGCTAAGTAACGTTCGTGTTCAGAAGATAAGTCGATACCCCATTCCACAGGGAATTCAAACACTTTACCTGATTTCAACAACACTTCAATCGCATCGGTATAGTCGATTTGCGCGAATGGTGAATTGATGAAGTTTTCTAAACGGCTGATCACGTTGCTATCCACGTGTTTGGCGAAGAATGCCATATCGTCTTTGCGTTCTTCAAGCACCGCACGGAACACATATTTAAGCATATCTTCAGCTAATTTGGCGTTGTCGGCTAAGTTAGCAAAGGCAATTTCTGGCTCCACCATCCAGAATTCCGCCAAGTGGCGAGTGGTGTTAGAGTTTTCCGCACGGAAGGTTGGTCCGAAAGTATAGATTTTGCTCAATGCACAGGCGTAAGTTTCGCCATTTAATTGACCTGAAACAGTTAAAAACGCTTCTTTGCCAAAGAAATCTTGGCTGAAATCGACGTTGCCGTTTTCACCACGTGGTAAGTTTTCTAAATCTAAGGTCGATACACGGAACATTTCGCCCGCGCCTTCGGTGTCAGAAGCGGTGATAAGCGGAGTAGCGACCCAGTAGAAACCCTGTTCGTGGAAGAAACGGTGAATGGCTTGAGCTAGACAGTGACGCACACGTGCTACGGCACCGATTAAGTTTGTGCGTGGGCGAAGGTGAGCGACTTCACGTAAGTATTCGATTGAGTGACGTTTTGCTGCCATTGGATACGTGTCTGGATCTTCCACCCAGCCCACCACTTCAACGTGGCTTGCTTGCAATTCAACGGCTTGCCCTTCTGCGGGCGATTCCACGATTTTACCCGTGACAATCACCGAACAGCCTGCGGTTAAACGCAATACTTCCTCTTGATAATTTGGCAAATCGTTATTGATAATTGCTTGAATTGGGTCGAAACAAGAACCGTCATACACGGCTAAAAATGATAAACCTGCTTTAGAATCGCGGCGGGTACGCACCCAACCACGCACGGAAACCTCACTACCTACGGCAACTTTGCCGCTGAGAATTTCCGAAATTGTAGGGAATTGAGACATAGTTTTTCCTTTGAAACGGTAAAAAATTCGGTCGTTTTCAATGTATCACGAAAATTGAAAAGGCTAAGAATTATAAGGAAAATTTGGGGGGAATGCTAGGAAACAAGCGGTCAGTTTCGCAAAAAGTTTTGCAAATCTAACCGCTTGTAATCAGAAATTACAGCACTTTGACGATCGATTCACACAGGCGGTCGATGTTGTCATCGGTGATGCCTGCCACGTTGATGCGACCTGAACGCACGGCGTAAATCGCAAATTCATCTTTTAAGCGATCCACTTGTTCAGGGCTTAAACCGCTGAATGAGAACATTCCGTTTTGAGCGATGATGAAATCAAAGTTTTGCGTTGCCCCTTTTTCTTTGAGCAGTTGCACAAATTTCGCACGCATTGCTTTGATGCGGTTACGCATTTCAGCAAGTTCCGCAATCCAGTCGGCTTTTAATTTTGCGTCAGATAAGACTAATGCCACCGCACTTGCCCCGTGAGAAGAGGGGTTAGAGTAGAGTACACGAATGATTGATTTCACTTGGCTGAAGGCATTGTTTGCTACTTCGGCGTTATCTGCCACTAAAGTGAATGCCCCAACACGCTCGTTATATAAGCCAAAGTTTTTCGAGAACGAACTTGCCACCAATAATTCACGGTGATTTTTTACAAAGGCACGCAAGCCATAAGCGTCTTCTTCTAAACCGTTGGCAAAGCCTTGGTAAGCGAAGTCAAACAGCGGTAACCAGCCTTTTTCTGCTGACATATCCGCAAGCGTTTGCCACTGTTCTGGCGTTGGGTCGATCCCTGTTGGGTTGTGGCAGCAGCCGTGGAGTAAGACTACATCGCCCGCTTCCGCTTGGCTGAGATCAGCGAGTAAATTATTCCAATCTAACGCTTTGGTCTCTTTGTTGTAGTAACGGTATTCTTTGATGTTGATGCCGACGGCGTTGAAAATCGCATTATGGTTTGGCCACGTTGGCGTGGAAATCCACACGTTTTTGGCACTAGTTTGGCGTTTGATAAATTCTGCCGCAATGCGTAATGCCCCTGTTCCCCCAAGGCTTTGTGCGGTTTTGGCACGACCTGATGTGATCACTTCGGCATTTTCGCCAAATAATAGGGCTTGGGTTTGTTGGTTGAAATCAGCGATGCCGTCAATGGTGAGATAATTTTTGGTATTTTCTTGGGCGAGTAGGCGAGTTTCGGCTTCTTTGACGGCTTTGACAATCGGGGTTTGTCCGTTGGCATCTTTATAGACACCGATACCTAAATTGATTTTTTCTGATCGGGTTTCCGCTTTAAACGCTTCACCTAAACCTAAAATTGGGTCAGCAGGGGCTGCTTGAATGTGGTTAAACATTGCCATTGAATTTTCCTCTAGAATTGTGTTTGCAAAATGGGTGAATTTATAAGACTAAATCGGATTTTTAGCAAGTACAAGCGGTCAGATTTTGCAAAAGTTTTGCAAATTTTGTGGGATTTGTCACACAATGGCTGATCCTACCATTTTGTATAGTATTTTGCAGTAGTTTGTGGTCTAATACGCACAATTTTCTCAACACAAAAGTAGGTGAAAAATGAGTTGGATTGAAAAAATTTTAGGAAAAACCTCATCATCAAGCAGCAAATCAAAAATTCCAGAAGGTGTTTGGACAAAATGTACCAGCTGCGAGCAGGTATTGTATAGCGAAGAACTCAAACGCAATATGCAAGTTTGCCCGAAATGCGATCACCATATGCGAATTGATGCTCGTACCCGTTTATTAGAGTTACTTGATACCGATTCTGCCGAAGAACTTGCCGCTGAACTTGAGCCGCAAGATGTCTTAAAATTCAAAGACTTGAAAAAATATAAAGATCGTTTAACTGCCGCTCAAAAACAGACTGGCGAGAAAGATTCGTTTATCGTAATGTACGGTAAATTGTATGATATGCCAGTGGTGGTCGCCTCGTTCAACTTTGAATTTATGGGCGGTTCGATGGGTTCTGTTGTTGGGGCGAAATTTGTCAAAGCCGCAGAACGTGCCTTAGCTGAAAATATTCCCTTTATCTGTTTCTCCGCATCGGGCGGGGCAAGAATGCAGGAAGCGTTGTTCTCCTTGATGCAAATGGCAAAA
The nucleotide sequence above comes from Pasteurellaceae bacterium Orientalotternb1. Encoded proteins:
- a CDS encoding asparagine--tRNA ligase; this encodes MSQFPTISEILSGKVAVGSEVSVRGWVRTRRDSKAGLSFLAVYDGSCFDPIQAIINNDLPNYQEEVLRLTAGCSVIVTGKIVESPAEGQAVELQASHVEVVGWVEDPDTYPMAAKRHSIEYLREVAHLRPRTNLIGAVARVRHCLAQAIHRFFHEQGFYWVATPLITASDTEGAGEMFRVSTLDLENLPRGENGNVDFSQDFFGKEAFLTVSGQLNGETYACALSKIYTFGPTFRAENSNTTRHLAEFWMVEPEIAFANLADNAKLAEDMLKYVFRAVLEERKDDMAFFAKHVDSNVISRLENFINSPFAQIDYTDAIEVLLKSGKVFEFPVEWGIDLSSEHERYLAEEHFKSPVVVKNYPKDIKAFYMRLNDDGKTVAAMDVLAPGIGEIIGGSQREERLEVLDKRMVEMGLNPEDYWWYRDLRKYGTVPHAGFGLGFERLIVYVTGLQNIREVIPFPRAPRNANF
- a CDS encoding acetyl-CoA carboxylase subunit beta is translated as MSWIEKILGKTSSSSSKSKIPEGVWTKCTSCEQVLYSEELKRNMQVCPKCDHHMRIDARTRLLELLDTDSAEELAAELEPQDVLKFKDLKKYKDRLTAAQKQTGEKDSFIVMYGKLYDMPVVVASFNFEFMGGSMGSVVGAKFVKAAERALAENIPFICFSASGGARMQEALFSLMQMAKTSAILAKMKAQGVPFISVLTDPTLGGVSASLAMLGDINIAEPKALIGFAGPRVIEQTVREKLPEGFQRSEFLLEKGAIDMIVHRKQMRDTLSRLVAKLTNQPTPFKTGELIETEAEVVNE
- a CDS encoding aromatic amino acid aminotransferase produces the protein MAMFNHIQAAPADPILGLGEAFKAETRSEKINLGIGVYKDANGQTPIVKAVKEAETRLLAQENTKNYLTIDGIADFNQQTQALLFGENAEVITSGRAKTAQSLGGTGALRIAAEFIKRQTSAKNVWISTPTWPNHNAIFNAVGINIKEYRYYNKETKALDWNNLLADLSQAEAGDVVLLHGCCHNPTGIDPTPEQWQTLADMSAEKGWLPLFDFAYQGFANGLEEDAYGLRAFVKNHRELLVASSFSKNFGLYNERVGAFTLVADNAEVANNAFSQVKSIIRVLYSNPSSHGASAVALVLSDAKLKADWIAELAEMRNRIKAMRAKFVQLLKEKGATQNFDFIIAQNGMFSFSGLSPEQVDRLKDEFAIYAVRSGRINVAGITDDNIDRLCESIVKVL
- a CDS encoding cystathionine gamma-synthase (catalyzes the formation of cystathionine from L-cysteine and O-succinyl-L-homoserine), producing the protein MKHNNIETTLVQLGNRTDERTGAVATPIFLSTAYGHTGIGESTGFDYTRTKNPTRAVLEQGIADLEGGDAGFAMASGMAAIQLIMSLFTAPDEWIISSDVYGGTYRLLDFSYKNNNTVKPVYVNTADLAAVEAAITPNTKAIFVETPSNPLMEECDVGAIAKIAKKHNLMLIVDNTFLTPVLFRPLELGADIVIHSATKYLAGHNDVLAGVIVAKGQALCDRLFYLQNGAGAVLSPFDAYLIIRGLKTLALRVERHQSNATELAKFLTEQPQVQDVLYSGKGGMLSFRLKDENWVNTFLKSIKLITFAESLGGTESFITYPATQTHMDIPEAERIARGVCNKLLRFSVGLEHVEDIKADLLQAFAKLG
- a CDS encoding toxin, producing the protein MRQALSYVALGLTMLSIVGCSDRPYGRQIDDQTLFQQTLDPTPPTASELTKTPLPKQNLVVQLTNEQSSQNSGALPRPEPSLASNFMTIMGQNGAVITVWALAQRNWLWAYAPIDSQDFGNIRNWRIERSFRREHFRFLNQALGSCMQAYGNGVIHDGCDPNNLDQDFELMPTDRGAVFIKSVSQQRCITYNPVSSTVYTTLWLSQCDDTNITPLNDQTFYLTPPLLSAQPITQ
- a CDS encoding 4-hydroxy-tetrahydrodipicolinate reductase; the encoded protein is MTVKIGIVGAGGRMGRQLIQAVQNAQGVELGAAFERQGSSLVGADAGEVAGMGAIGVKITDDLGYQATNFDLLIDFTRPEGTLAHLEFCVANGKKMVIGTTGFDDAGKAAIRAASEKIGIVFASNYSVGVNLVFKLLEKAAKVMGDYCDIEVIEAHHRHKVDAPSGTALSMGEHIAKTLGRDLKTHGVFAREGITGERKRDEIGFATIRAGDVVGEHSVWFADEGERVEIAHKASSRMTFANGAVRAAKWLESKQNGLFDMTDVLDLNNL
- a CDS encoding L-cystine transporter tcyP codes for the protein MVMFNLVVFVAGLALLSLLFKQSQKLGSTVFIGLLLGLASGALLQVFYEKSVIDTTLDWVNVVGNGYVRLLHMIVMPLVFISILSAITRINQASSLGKISVSVLSVLLITTAIAAAIGIAMVYLFDLSAEGLVAGERELAAQAKVDGRAEQVSGLSLPAMLLSFIPKNPFAELTGANPTSIISVVIFSALLGVAALSLGKEDKALGDRIAQGVETLNKLVMRLVRFVIRLTPYGVFALMIKMAATSKWADIVNLGSFIVASYLAILLMFIVHGILLFFFKINPFAYYKKVLPTLSFAFTSRSSAATLPLNIETQTNKLGNNSVIANFSATFGATIGQNGCAGIYPAMLAVMVAPTVGIDPFSLQYILTLILVVAISSFGIAGVGGGATFAAIVVLSSLNLPLALVGLLISIEPLIDMGRTALNVNGAMVAGTISNNVLKIKEE
- a CDS encoding cytolethal distending toxin subunit CdtB (Cdt from Campylobacter forms the A subunit (CdtB) that is delivered into host cells by the heterologous B subnit (CdtA/C); in Salmonella, CdtB alone is encoded) encodes the protein MRSLFMLFALVFSPFVFATLDQYTVATWNLQGSSASNESKWNINVRQLITGQQSAGILMVQEAGSLPASARRTQRVIQPVGVGIPIEEYLWNLGTSRRPDFVYIYYSRLDVGANRVNLAIVSRARADEVFVVDSGVPVLQARPAIGIRIGNDVFFSAHALSSGGTDAPRLVQNVFNFFLEPEHPERRNMNWMLVGDFNRSPTSLQNALRQEPGVNNGTLIVAPTEPTHRSGNILDYAVIHNANQTQRQTTNVSASIMFNQMRSQIASDHFPVSFVKDR